Within the Oryctolagus cuniculus chromosome 19, mOryCun1.1, whole genome shotgun sequence genome, the region CTgggcctgccctccccacctaGGACAGCAGCTGCAGCACCTGCCGCAGGCGCTGCGTCTTCCCTCGGCGGGTGGCGTCCAGGGGGCTGTCCTGACCGCCTGCCGTGTCCGCGTCCAGCTCCCGCATCAGGGCTTCGGCCTTCTGCACAGTCAGCTCGCGGGCCCTGCCCCTCAGCCCCTCCAGGTAGGCCAGCAGGGTGGGGAAGTGCTCATCAGGGACCTGGCCGGCAGGAAATAGCGGTGTCAGGGCCAGGGCCGGGTGGGCTCAAGGCTGCCCACCGGGCAGGGCAGTGCCCCACCCACAGTGCCCTGGCATGGGGGGGCACGCACACAGATACAGATACACATCACATGTGCACGGGCAGGCGGCTTCCCCAGGGCAGCCCGCTGGGCAGACACCGGCTCCATGTCTTCAGAGAGGTTCCCCAGGGTTGAGGGGCACAGACCCCGCTGCCCGGGATCCCCCTCACGCACCTTGTCCTCCTCGAACATGTGCAGCAGGAGCCACGTCTGCCTCGTCTTCTGGAACCTCCAGCTCGCGTTCTTCTGGGCCCATCTGGgaacacgggggggggggggggacggtcAGGGCACCCAGGCAGACACTGACACCAGGGGGCTTCGGGGCACCCCCGCTCTGGGGTGTGTATATCTGGGAATACGGGGGGGGGGACGGTCAGGGCGCCCAGGCAGGCACTGACACCAGGGGGCTTCGGGGCACCCCTGCTCTGGGGTGTGTGTAACTGGGAACACGGGGGGGGGGACGGTCAGGGCGCCCAGGCAGGCGCTGACACCAGGGGGCTTCGGGACCCCCCCGCTCCAGGGTGTGTATATCTGGCAACATGGCGGGGGGGACGGTCAGGGCGCCCAGGCAGGCGCTGACACCTGGGGGCTTTGGGACACCCCCGCTCCAGGGTGTGTATATCTGGGAACGGAGAGACCGAGCCGGAGCCATCTTCTTCCAGCTCCACAGTTCTGACTTCCGTGGCCCTGGGGGCACATGCTGAACCTCATGGACTCGtggacccctcctcccccagcgagaggcccaggccatcagcagcagCTCAGGGGAGGGTGTGGACGGCATGGCCAGGAGGGTACAAAGGGGCAGAGTGAGCCCTGAGGGGGGCACCCCTCCTGCCTGGGGGCCCTGAGCTGTGTTTAGGACAGAATGCAGCCGCCAGGTCCGGGTGTGACCTGACCAGCACCCGAGGTCCCACACAGCCTGAGAggcgggagcagggcaggggctcgGGCTGGCTGCTAGGGAGGTCACAGGACAGTGTGTGGacatacacatgtgtatacacgCCTGTGTGCACGTCCGTGTATAcacgtgtgtgcatatgtgtgcacgtGAGCATATGCActtgtatacatgtgtgtacgt harbors:
- the CHLSN gene encoding protein cholesin produces the protein MAKQKRKVLGGTEEQSKKRKKAPAEGPGQAPEARPDAGEPGLQAADATLSPEEQRVLQRKLKKARKQQLRAAGRTAQDAGARPSGAQLALDYLCGWAQKNASWRFQKTRQTWLLLHMFEEDKVPDEHFPTLLAYLEGLRGRARELTVQKAEALMRELDADTAGGQDSPLDATRRGKTQRLRQVLQLLS